GACAGTACTTGGCCAGTTAATCACAGATCAGGGAAGGGTCCATGTGGCTAAACAGTTTCTTGCTAAACTGAGGTACTGATGAATTCTGGGAGAGGAGCAGACAATGTCTTCAGTTGTGCACCTACTGATGAGCTCACCATGCTCTCGTGAATAGTAGCAAACCTGTAGATCCGCGGTTAAACTCAGTgagtcacaaacaaaacaaaaagctatgaaAGTGTGGATGAAATTTTGGGGTGATAATGAGGATAGAAGTGAGATAAAAGAGGGTTGTATGTGATGGTACTTAGAATGTACTATATCTGtattatgaaattgtcaaaagaacaaaattaggAAGAAGCACAAGGCAAGAACTTCCTGGGGATTGAGTTCATGTGACTCGATAATTAGTGGAGAAGAAAGCGAATATAAACTCATtttgtgatatattttttaaattagctagtatttttgcatcctgaccacagcctcccttccctcctcttttgttacttccccttcctctcctctaccTCCTGCAATACACCTGTCTTGCATATTCACTCAGAAAGAGCAGACTTCACCTGTAAGAAGCATGGCCTATCAAGCTGCCATAAGACCAAAGCTGCCATAAGACCAAATACCTTTCCCTGTATCCAGTCTGgtcaaggtaatccagcatgaggaacagGTTCTTGAGAGCCAGCCAATGCACCAGGGATATCCCCTGCTCCCATTACCAGAAGTCCCACAAATGGACCAAACTGCACAGCAGTctcatatatgtagagggcctaggtcagtctcataaGGGTTTCTTTGAGCCAGGAAAGCATATCTGTGTGGGTTTTCTGCAATGTCCCTGATCCTCCTTGTGTCTGgaattctttctccctctcctcagcaggactCCCTGAAGTCAACACAATGTTTGGCCATGGGTCTCTGAGTCTGCCTCCATCATTTACTGGATGAGGaatctctgatgacaactggggtagtcaccaatctgaccACAGGGgatagccagttcaggctatgcatTCACtgctgccaggagtcttagctggcaTCCTTGTAGACttgtgggagtttcccttgcattaGGCTTCTACCCAACTCTATAAAGACCCCCTTTCCAATCATCATATTTCCTTTACTATACAGAGAGGTTGAAAAATTGTGCCAGTAACTGAAAGAGATGAGGTTGTAGGAGCTTTGATGCTTGATTCTGGGGGTGATTAgcacacatttatattttaataatcataGTTAAGAGCAATGGAAGAAACAGTTTCAGGGGGAAATTGTTGTAAAGGAGCAAAATTTAGGGGGATGTCAGTGAAATTTAGAACCAAGATCGTAGAGGATATTAGTcatttatagacagttgtgatgAAGAAACTAAACATTAAACACAGATGCAGGTGTACAGGAGACTccaagaggggaaaggagagggatcTTCAACTGAACACTGTTCTAAATGAAGTATGGGACAGTGTTGTCAGATGAGACCAAAGGTGTGAATTGTTCATAAAAGGGGAACATGAGTGGCTCTGAGAGGTATAGCAATATGGTTTccctatgcagaagaggaggtagaaaagTTGAGAGAGTCAGAGGTGAAAGGAGACTCAAAAGAACACAATAGGGCTGGTTCAcaaatgaaatcacagagactgtgacatcaAACACAGGACATGCACAGGTTCAATTCAGAAAATAATTCTGAGAGTTGGGAAAGTGGGTACAAATTCCCAATCTTAAACACGAAGCTATTTTCAATGAATACATGCTGCAAGAAAATgaagtgacactgggtatatcaataTCAACCATACTTCATGGGAGGCCACATGCTCAGAAGTAATTTGCCAACATAAAATGGACTCCatgtttttatgtgttcttttttaattttgtttttgtttgtttatttgttgcttTGAGTTTTGAGTGGttgttgctggtgtgtgtgtgtgttgtgtgtgtgtgtgtgtgtgtgtgtgtgtgtgtgtgtgtgtgtgtaagacacacagagagagagaggggggggagaacATTAAATTAGGTAagtagggaagagaggagggtctgaggatctaggaggagttgggggaatagaaagaatatgataaaaatacattgcatgaaacaatttttaaatccAATAAATATACAACAGGAAATtttacaaaggaaagaaatgtacCCATTAAACAAATGCTCTAAAACTGACAGGGCTAAGTGTCTGCTATACTTGAACATAGCAATGTGGATGGTGTTCTAAGAAGAAATATCAGGCATGGAGCTAACGTAGTATTGGCAGAATCTAATAATCACAGCAGGACTGTGATTCACCAGAAAGACTAAATCAGTTTTACTATGATAAAGCCAAGAGACTTTATATTCTTCTACTGACCTTGTGCAGTCATGTTTGATATCAGCAAGTGAATGTTtgcatttaattttcattaagttaaaaataaaaagtcacagaGTCTCTGGGAGCTGTTTCCAGGGCTTTCTAGAGAAACAAGTGACTAAAGATTGAGAAAAGAGTATGAGTACAAGTAAAGAACTGGGTGAGAGAGTATAATATCCTGACCTAGAGCAGTGAGAGCTGAGGCTGGTATTCTGTGTTACCTGGGAATTCTGAGCAACGGATCTGTAGTTGCAGgctacacaggcacacactcacacgagTACATGCATGAGAGGGGAGAAATGAGACATAATAGATTGGAAAGTATCAAAGAAGTTTCAATAAACCAGTGTTGAAGCTACTTAGAGATCAATGAAGGAAGACTTGGTATCAGCTGATTGCTTGGCTACCTCCCTGCAGCTGGTAATAGTCCCCACACAAGAAGCACAGGAGGCAAGTAGAGATGGAGCCCTCATAGGGGGAGGAAGATACTTTTGTTACAAGAGGGAGGCTGTACAGTGGTCTCTTGATTCTTATGACTTTCTAGTACAGTATATTTAGTCAGGGGCTCCTGGGCAAAGCCAAGTGGCGCATAACAGGTGTTCAGAGCCTGAAGCTACTTTAAAGGATGAATTATACAGAAATTCTAGGCAACGGGGATGTGCCTGGGAGGATTCATTAAATCTACTTTCCATGGGCAACATTTTCAGGGAAGGTCATGCCGCTTGGGATGAAGACAGTCAAATCTCCCTCAGGGCAAGTACAGTATTTATTGTGCTCCAGGGATGATCAGTCTAGGCGGCGATTGCTCTTCTTTGAACAGCCTTGCCTAGCCCTCTTTCTCCAAATTCCTTGTGTCTTCATCTTATATCATGGGCCCTTGCAGGAAAAGAGATATAAAAGTCAGTTTATGGACTAAAACACCAGATTTGACTATTGTTTTTTTGATGACTTGACTGTAGCcagatggaatctcaatgtagTCTTGACTTACACTTCACTGACAGCTATGGACACTGATTTCAGGGCTAAGAAAATcttcttttctgaaagaaaaggtGAGAACAATGCTAAGGGATTCAGTCACTCCCTTCCTCAGGATTCTCTGAGAAATCTCAGCTTGCACCCACATCCTTCACAGCAAGGAATGACCAGCAGTGGCAGTGACTGCAGGGCTGTGTGAATTATGATCCTAATGACAGCTGCTACAAGAAACACATCCATTCTCTTGAACATTGTGAACCTCTTCAGCTTGAGAAGGAACCCCACAGCACTTGCTGTTGTTTGGAAGTTGTGCCTGCTGGTGTTGCAGGTAAGGGCTCTGTGTCTGATTGAGGTAATATGTGGGGGTTAAAAGCCTTGAGAAACAGCATCAGATGCACACATCTCTGTCACAGACATTCTAGTTCCTCTGGCTTCAGAACGTTAATTGTTCTTACATCTGTGGACACTTGAAATCATTCTTCCCCTCTGGCCACAACTGAATTGTGAGAATTCttcagactgcttcctgaataaaGCTGTCAATGCTTACTTTTGGTTCAGCTGGATTTTCATGGGTTCCTGGAGTCTGATGTGGACCCTGAATGAATAAAACCCCCAAATAGGGCTATCTAATGTTATTTTGAAGTCCCCTATATACCTGCTTCTGAAAATAACACAGAAAAGCTAATTGAAATCTATTAAAATTATTGACCACACTGAGCATTGACACAGAGAAGGGCACTCATGCAAAAGTGTTTCCAAAATTGTAGCTTTATCTGTTTAATTTCCTCTGACCATTTCCATGAAATGGAAGCATGGTAGTTGTTTCTATGTTTATCTCAGACTATGCTGAAGTTTTTGCCATAAGGTCCCCATCAGGCCAAACTGATCTCCCTCTTGCTGGCATAGTGTGTATGTCCTGCCATTTCTCTCTAGAGAGCACAGGGAAGggaaaataaactgaaaagaaGGAAAGCTGAGTCTTGACAAATAGGaagttgcagagaggtaggatCTGGAGTACTGGTGACTACTTAACACCTggccagtttttgtttttcctctttgaaaCTTATCTAGAGACTGGGACAGAAAAATATAAGGAATGTTCCAGGTAACTATCTTCTTCACTTTATTTCTATATCCACACATCTTCTATTGGATATATAGAAAGGAATTTATCAGAAGTTTTAGGCCAGTCTCCTTGGCAAAGCCaacctacatagtgagatcctgtttcaaaaaatggTATCTGAAATCTCATATGTAACAGAAACAATGTTCAGAATTGGCCTTGATTGTGCctctttgatatatatatatatatatatatataatatatatatatatatatatatcatctcgagtgctctttctccttcctccactcctctcattcctccctgtctccaaCTCTCCTCTGCcacccatctactcctcctccatttctattcagaaaagggcagacttCCCAAGAATATcaagaaaacatggcatatcaatttgcagtaagactaagcatctcccttcatattaaggctggacaaggcagcccagtatgaggaatagggtgctaaaagccaggaaaagagtcagagacagaccctgctTCCAGttttaggagtcctacaagaagaccaaactatacaaccataacatatatgcagagatcctaggtcagtcccatgcaggcttcctgttGTCAGTTGAGTCTGTATGAGCCCCTTTGAGCCAAGATTAGTTGATTATGTAGGTTTTCTTGATCCccctgactcctacaatctttcctcccctcttctgaAGGATtcactgagctctgcctaatgtttggttgtggctctctgcttctgtttccatcagtggctggatgaagtctctgatgacaactgggctaggcaccaatgtAGATGATTCCTAGTAATAGAGGATATGTAGCTttaactggccatctcctgtaatcaggaAAGTCTTTCataacctttgatctacaatctaTCCTGCCTACAAGCTGTACTGGGGCAAAGATGGAACAAAAATTGTGGGGGTGGCCATCCAAAGACTGGTCTAGCCTGGGACCCATGCCTTGAAACTGAGCCCATGCCTGACCCTTCCTGGAGGACctggacccagaggctggataatccagagacctaggatagaaccaaacatgactggaaaaaaCAAGTCAATATAACTATGCCTggtgatatattttatattttaaatgcttactttctctttatttatatgtatgtgtctacTAACTCAGGTCTCCTGGAAAAGCAACAGTCACACTTAATGTCACCTGCTTCATCTTTAAACAGGCAAAGACACTTTTCCAGATAGTGTTTCTTAGGTAAGACCTGTGCAGTACCCTAGAATCAAGTACAGTTCTTGATGCATTGAAGTTCATTCTGACAGAAGTGGATCACATTACCTCACAAAGTCAGGGGTTTAGGACTGTATCTTTTCAAAGATACAGTTATCTGAGATACAGTTATCTGAGataaccatgaaaaaaaaaacccaagagtGCAGGAGCATTGCTATAGAAAATGTAAAGAAGAGAACACATGTGGTGATGAATCTTCCTTTTGTCTTCTAGACTGTTTCCtactataaaacaaagaaaatgcacaTTAATAACAATTACACACCTACACACtttatgttatttctttcttgatgtcAATTAGTGGAGTCTTCCCTTGTACTTCTAAGACTTGTGAGTTCAGGAAACCATTTTCCGTGCTCAGATTGATGCTCTGAATCCTAGCTGATGGCATAAATTGAGTCCTTTCAAACAATATCTTTCTGGTAACTCACTCCATTTATCATGTATGAACACAAAATCTTCCATGAATcccatctgtttctgttttccaacCTCCCCTTCCTAAATATGTTATCTTTGtcttcaaatgaacaaaaatcttTGGTGCCAATCTTACTATTTTATCTTTATGATAAAATCACCTTTGATTTCTGTCACTTCAGAATTCTACTCCacctcctccccctgccccaaaTGAGCAGTACAATCAATTGAATTAGTAGAGGGAGGTATCTGAAGAATACCTCCCTAATTGTCTAAGAACTCAGGACAAAGGAACAAAATTTCAAAGTTTATGAATCAAACTTAAAAACTGAACTCTAATCACAAGTACACTTTGaccagaaataaaatttaaataaatgtctgtgtatttgtgtatatgaaaatatacatGCTTACATCTATTCGCATAGATATTTGTTTGTAAGTATTGTAttgatactttaaaaagaaattatttattattttaaattctcaaaattgTTTTTAACCTATGCTATTGATATTATAGGAATGTCAAAATTGAATAAAAACATTCTGACACTCAGAAATCATGTAACTAACTTAGCTAATGATGGAAAATAAGATACATTATATAGTTCTCTTATTGACCACTACACAATGCCCTGCAACAATCCTAAGGTAGTTTGAACTCCCTTAGAAAGGCTCCTACTAAGACTCTATCTCTTTCTAGGCAACTAAAAAGGGGACATATAATGGAGCCCTGGAATTCCACCTTGAGAAGTGACTTTATCTTGGTGGGAATTCTGGATAACAGTGGCTCTCCTGAACTGCTCTGTGCTGCATTCACAGCCCTTTACATGTTGGCCCTGACCAGCAATGGACTGCTGCTCCTGGTCATCACACTGGATGCCCGGCTTCATGTGCCCATGTACTTCCTGCTTGGGCAGCTGTCCCTCATGGATCTCCTCTTCACTTCTGTTGTCACTCCCAAAGCTGTCATAGATTTTCTGCTCAGGGATAACACCATCACCTTTGAGAGCTGTGCCCTTCAGATGTTCCTGGCATTAACCTTGGGTGGTGCAGAGGACctccttctggccttcatggcctATGACAGGTATGTAGCCATTTGTCATCCTCTGAACTACATGATCTTCATGAGGCCAAGCATCTGCTGGCTCATGGTGGCAACATCATGGATCCTTGCATCTCTGATGGCCCTAGGATATACCACCTACACCATGCAGTATCCCTTCTGCAAATCCCGGGAGATCAGACATTTGCTCTGTGAGATCCCTCCACTGCTGAAGCTGGCCTGTGCAGACATCTCCACATATGAACTTATGGTTTATGTGATGGGCGTGACCTTCCTTATTCCCCCTCTTTCTGCCATCCTGGTTTCCTACACACTAATTCTCTTCACTGTGCTCCATATGCCCTCAAACGAGGGCAGGAAGAAAGCCTTTGTTACCTGCTCTTCCCATCTTactgtggttggaatgttctATGGGGCTGCCACATTCATGTATGTTCTGCCCAGTTCCTTTCACAGCCCCAGACAAGACAATATCATCTCTGTGTTCTATACAATAGTCACCCCAGCTCTGAATCCCctcatctacagcctgaggaataaGGAAGTCACTGGGGCTTTAATAAGGGTCCTGGGCAGGTACATCATGCCAGCAAACCCTACCCTCTAGGAAGGGATCATGACATGATGTCCACTATTTCTTCTCCAAACAGTTTCATATAAGCCCCCTTTTAATGTCATAGTCTGAGAGGATACATATTCTAAAGTTTCATATTCTTCTATGGAACTAATGTGAGTATAAATCTTTAAGCTGAACTCACCTGGCACATACCACTGTTGTCTTATGAGCCCCACATCACAAAGGagcttagagaaaaaaaaaaacctttgaagaGGTATGTCTTAAGTCTCACTTTATAGCTGGGCACTATTCCAACATATTACCAAGAAGACATGGTCAGAATTCACTTTGCATTTCAAACTCACACAGGACTGAGATACACCATTCATTTTGACCTGAGAAATCTCTAGTAGCCCCTAACATTACTTGATGCACATTTTTAGTTACTAGTAGACAGGGGGAT
The DNA window shown above is from Cricetulus griseus strain 17A/GY chromosome 3, alternate assembly CriGri-PICRH-1.0, whole genome shotgun sequence and carries:
- the LOC100752260 gene encoding olfactory receptor 2AG1, which encodes MEPWNSTLRSDFILVGILDNSGSPELLCAAFTALYMLALTSNGLLLLVITLDARLHVPMYFLLGQLSLMDLLFTSVVTPKAVIDFLLRDNTITFESCALQMFLALTLGGAEDLLLAFMAYDRYVAICHPLNYMIFMRPSICWLMVATSWILASLMALGYTTYTMQYPFCKSREIRHLLCEIPPLLKLACADISTYELMVYVMGVTFLIPPLSAILVSYTLILFTVLHMPSNEGRKKAFVTCSSHLTVVGMFYGAATFMYVLPSSFHSPRQDNIISVFYTIVTPALNPLIYSLRNKEVTGALIRVLGRYIMPANPTL